The Leclercia sp. S52 genome has a segment encoding these proteins:
- the wecG gene encoding lipopolysaccharide N-acetylmannosaminouronosyltransferase → MTDNTSAPQYDLRGLKLIGWRDMQHALDYLCAGNGIKTGTLVAINAEKMLTIEDNAQVRDLIEAAEFKYADGISVVRSVRKKYPDANISRVAGADLWEALMARAGTDGTPVFLVGGKPEILAQTEQKLRSQWQVNIVGSQDGYFSADQQQALFARIRDSGAKIITVAMGSPRQEILMRDCRQVYPDALYMGVGGTYDVFTGHVKRAPKVWQNLGLEWLYRLLSQPSRITRQLRLLRYLGWHYSGRL, encoded by the coding sequence ATGACTGACAATACCTCTGCGCCGCAGTATGACCTGCGGGGCCTGAAGCTGATCGGCTGGCGTGATATGCAACACGCGCTGGACTACCTGTGCGCCGGGAATGGGATAAAAACCGGCACGCTGGTGGCCATCAATGCAGAAAAGATGCTTACCATTGAGGATAACGCCCAGGTACGCGATCTCATTGAGGCGGCAGAATTTAAATACGCTGACGGGATCAGCGTAGTGCGCTCGGTGCGGAAGAAATACCCGGATGCGAACATCTCCCGCGTGGCGGGTGCCGACCTCTGGGAAGCGCTGATGGCTCGGGCGGGCACAGACGGCACGCCGGTGTTCCTTGTTGGCGGCAAACCGGAGATCCTGGCGCAAACCGAGCAGAAGCTGCGTAGCCAGTGGCAGGTGAATATCGTCGGTAGTCAGGACGGTTATTTCAGTGCCGACCAGCAGCAGGCGCTGTTTGCCCGCATTCGTGACAGCGGGGCGAAGATTATCACCGTGGCGATGGGATCCCCGCGTCAGGAGATCCTGATGCGCGACTGCCGTCAGGTCTACCCGGACGCGCTCTATATGGGCGTGGGCGGCACCTATGACGTCTTTACCGGCCATGTGAAGCGTGCGCCAAAGGTATGGCAGAACCTGGGGCTGGAGTGGCTGTATCGCCTCTTATCACAGCCCAGCCGCATCACCCGGCAGCTGCGTCTGCTGCGTTATCTCGGCTGGCACTACTCCGGTCGGCTTTAA
- the wecB gene encoding UDP-N-acetylglucosamine 2-epimerase (non-hydrolyzing) gives MKVLTVFGTRPEAIKMAPLVHALASDPYFEAKVCVTAQHREMLDQVLNLFSIVPDYDLNIMKPGQGLTEITCRILEGLKPILESFKPDVVLVHGDTTTTIATSLAAFYQRIPVGHVEAGLRTGDLSSPWPEEANRTLTGHLAMYHFAPTENSRQNLLRENVNDQHIFVTGNTVIDALIWVRDRVLASDTLRGELAERYPFLANGKKMILVTGHRRESFGQGFEQICHALAEIAALNEDVQIVYPVHLNPNVSEPVNRILGHVKNVILIEPQDYLPFVWLMNHAWLILTDSGGIQEEAPSLGKPVLVMRETTERPEAVKAGTVRLVGTDSRLIVKEVTRLLHDEKEYQAMSRAHNPYGDGQACDRILHALKHNRVSL, from the coding sequence GTGAAAGTACTCACTGTCTTTGGTACGAGGCCGGAAGCCATCAAGATGGCGCCTCTGGTTCATGCGCTTGCAAGCGACCCTTATTTTGAGGCGAAAGTTTGCGTTACCGCGCAGCATCGGGAGATGCTGGATCAGGTCCTTAACCTCTTTTCTATTGTTCCCGATTACGACCTCAATATTATGAAGCCGGGACAAGGATTAACCGAAATTACCTGCCGTATTCTGGAAGGGTTAAAACCCATTCTGGAGTCGTTTAAGCCTGATGTCGTGCTGGTGCACGGCGATACGACTACCACTATCGCCACCAGCCTGGCGGCGTTCTACCAGCGTATTCCGGTAGGGCATGTCGAAGCCGGATTGCGTACCGGCGATCTCTCCTCTCCCTGGCCTGAAGAGGCGAACCGTACCCTGACCGGGCATCTGGCGATGTATCACTTCGCGCCGACGGAGAATTCCCGTCAGAACCTGCTGCGCGAGAACGTCAACGACCAGCATATCTTTGTCACCGGCAACACGGTGATCGACGCCCTGATCTGGGTGCGTGACCGGGTGCTGGCGAGCGACACCCTGCGCGGGGAGCTGGCCGAAAGGTATCCGTTCCTTGCCAATGGCAAAAAGATGATCCTGGTAACCGGACACCGTCGTGAAAGTTTCGGCCAGGGCTTCGAGCAAATCTGCCATGCGCTGGCAGAAATCGCAGCACTTAATGAAGATGTGCAGATTGTCTATCCGGTGCACCTGAATCCCAACGTCAGTGAGCCGGTCAACCGCATCCTGGGGCACGTCAAAAACGTCATCCTCATTGAGCCGCAGGACTATCTGCCTTTCGTCTGGCTGATGAACCATGCCTGGCTGATCCTGACCGACTCGGGTGGCATTCAGGAAGAGGCCCCTTCGCTGGGTAAACCGGTGCTGGTGATGCGTGAAACCACCGAGCGCCCGGAAGCGGTCAAAGCCGGAACCGTGCGGCTGGTGGGCACCGATTCACGGCTGATCGTGAAAGAGGTGACGCGCCTGCTGCACGACGAAAAAGAGTATCAGGCCATGAGCCGGGCCCATAATCCGTATGGTGATGGCCAGGCCTGTGACCGTATTTTGCACGCACTTAAACACAATCGGGTATCGCTATGA
- the wzxE gene encoding lipid III flippase WzxE, whose product MSLAKASVWTAASTLVKIGAGLLVVKLLAVSFGPAGVGQAGNFRQLVTVLGVLAGAGIFNGVTKYVAQYHDDKAQLRTVVGTSSAMVLGFSTLLAVIFLLAAAPISQGLFGHTGYQGLVRLVALVQMGIAWANLLLALMKGFRDAAGNALALIVGSVIGVIAYYACYRLGGYEGALLGLALVPALVVIPAAFMLMRRGTIPLHYLKPKWDNILAGQLGKFTLMALITSVTLPVAYVMMRNLLAAHYSWDEVGIWQGVSSISDAYLQFITASFSVYLLPTLSRLTGRQEITREILRSLRFVLPAVAVASFTVWLLRDVAIWLLFSDKFTAMRDLFAWQLVGDVLKVGAYVFGYLVIAKASLRLYILAEISQFTLLTAFSHWLIPTHGALGAAQAYMATYIVYFAACCGVFLLWHKRA is encoded by the coding sequence ATGTCTCTGGCGAAAGCATCGGTGTGGACCGCCGCGTCCACACTCGTCAAGATCGGCGCGGGACTGCTGGTCGTCAAACTGCTGGCCGTCTCATTTGGTCCGGCGGGCGTCGGGCAGGCGGGTAACTTCCGTCAGCTGGTCACCGTGCTGGGCGTGCTGGCCGGGGCGGGTATCTTCAACGGCGTGACCAAATACGTGGCGCAATATCATGACGATAAGGCGCAACTACGCACGGTGGTCGGGACCTCATCCGCGATGGTGTTGGGCTTTTCCACCCTGCTGGCGGTGATCTTTTTACTGGCGGCCGCGCCCATCAGCCAGGGGCTGTTTGGTCATACGGGCTATCAGGGCCTGGTGCGGCTGGTGGCGCTGGTGCAGATGGGTATCGCCTGGGCGAACCTGCTGCTGGCGCTGATGAAGGGCTTCCGTGATGCCGCCGGCAATGCGCTGGCGCTGATCGTCGGCAGCGTGATTGGGGTGATCGCCTATTACGCCTGCTATCGTCTCGGCGGCTACGAAGGTGCACTGCTGGGGCTGGCGCTGGTGCCTGCGCTGGTGGTGATCCCGGCGGCGTTTATGCTGATGCGCAGAGGCACCATTCCGCTGCACTATCTTAAGCCGAAATGGGACAACATCCTCGCGGGACAGCTGGGCAAATTTACCCTGATGGCGCTCATCACCTCCGTCACCCTGCCGGTGGCCTATGTGATGATGCGAAACCTGCTGGCGGCGCACTACAGCTGGGATGAGGTAGGGATCTGGCAGGGGGTCAGCAGTATCTCCGACGCCTACCTGCAGTTTATTACCGCCTCCTTTAGCGTCTACCTGCTGCCCACCCTGTCACGTCTGACGGGGCGTCAGGAGATCACCCGCGAAATACTCCGTTCCCTGCGCTTCGTCTTACCGGCAGTGGCTGTCGCCAGCTTTACCGTCTGGCTGCTGCGCGACGTCGCTATCTGGCTGCTGTTTTCCGACAAATTTACCGCGATGCGCGATCTGTTTGCCTGGCAGCTGGTGGGCGATGTGCTGAAAGTAGGCGCTTACGTCTTTGGCTACCTGGTGATCGCCAAAGCCTCGCTGCGGCTCTATATTCTCGCGGAAATCAGCCAGTTCACCTTGCTGACGGCCTTCTCGCACTGGCTGATCCCCACGCACGGCGCGCTGGGTGCGGCCCAGGCCTATATGGCCACCTACATTGTCTATTTTGCTGCCTGTTGCGGCGTCTTTTTACTTTGGCATAAACGCGCATGA
- the wecC gene encoding UDP-N-acetyl-D-mannosamine dehydrogenase: MSFTTISVIGLGYIGLPTAAAFASRQKQVVGVDINQHAVATINRGEIHIVEPDLDKVVKTAVEGGYLKASTTPVAADAYLIAVPTPFKGDHEPDMVYVEAAAKSIAPVLKKGALVILESTSPVGATEQMAQWLAEARPDLTFPQQAGEQADINVAYCPERVLPGQVMVELIKNDRVIGGMTPVCSARASELYNIFLEGECVVTNSRTAEMCKLTENSFRDVNIAFANELSLICADQGINVWELIRLANRHPRVNILQPGPGVGGHCIAVDPWFIVAQNPQQARLIRTAREVNDSKPHWVLNQVKATVADYLTQSGKRANEVTIACFGLAFKPNIDDLRESPAMEIAEMIADWHSGETQVVEPNIHELPKKLAGHCTLTRVDDALATADVLVLLVDHNEFKAISGDAVRQEFIVDTKGVWR, translated from the coding sequence ATGAGTTTTACGACCATTTCTGTCATTGGGCTTGGCTACATCGGGCTGCCAACGGCGGCGGCATTTGCCTCCCGTCAAAAACAGGTTGTGGGTGTGGACATCAACCAGCATGCGGTTGCGACCATCAACAGAGGTGAAATTCACATTGTTGAGCCGGATCTCGACAAGGTGGTGAAAACCGCCGTTGAGGGTGGATACCTGAAGGCCAGCACCACGCCGGTGGCCGCCGATGCCTATCTGATTGCCGTCCCGACGCCGTTCAAAGGCGATCATGAGCCGGATATGGTGTATGTCGAAGCGGCCGCGAAATCCATTGCCCCGGTGCTGAAAAAAGGCGCCCTGGTGATCCTCGAGTCGACCTCCCCGGTGGGAGCCACCGAGCAGATGGCCCAGTGGCTGGCCGAGGCGCGCCCGGATTTGACCTTCCCGCAGCAGGCGGGTGAGCAGGCAGATATCAACGTCGCCTACTGCCCGGAGCGCGTGCTGCCGGGGCAGGTGATGGTCGAACTGATTAAGAACGATCGCGTGATAGGCGGCATGACGCCGGTCTGTTCCGCCCGTGCCAGCGAGCTGTACAACATCTTCCTCGAGGGCGAGTGCGTGGTGACTAACTCCCGTACCGCCGAGATGTGCAAGCTGACGGAAAACAGCTTCCGTGACGTCAATATCGCTTTTGCTAACGAACTGTCGCTGATTTGTGCCGATCAGGGGATTAACGTCTGGGAATTAATTCGTCTGGCCAACCGCCATCCGCGCGTCAATATTCTGCAGCCCGGCCCGGGCGTAGGCGGCCACTGTATCGCGGTCGACCCTTGGTTTATCGTGGCGCAGAACCCGCAGCAGGCGCGTCTGATCCGTACGGCTCGCGAAGTAAACGACAGCAAACCGCACTGGGTACTGAACCAGGTAAAAGCCACGGTGGCGGATTACCTGACGCAGAGCGGCAAGCGGGCGAACGAGGTGACTATTGCCTGTTTCGGTCTCGCCTTTAAGCCGAACATCGACGATCTGCGTGAAAGCCCGGCGATGGAAATTGCTGAGATGATCGCCGACTGGCACAGCGGCGAAACGCAGGTGGTTGAACCCAATATCCACGAGCTGCCGAAAAAACTGGCCGGCCACTGCACCCTGACACGCGTGGATGATGCCCTGGCTACCGCCGATGTGCTGGTACTGCTGGTGGACCATAACGAGTTCAAAGCGATTTCGGGCGATGCCGTGCGTCAGGAATTTATCGTTGATACCAAAGGTGTCTGGCGTTGA
- a CDS encoding MFS transporter yields the protein MNTLLYALFCALRSHRWLRLLACAFLFTSVGNGLTQVMVFGLLLDWQAPASLLTLAYLFATLPGFLGSLVGEKLCMRFSPIRLLVLTEWLGLLALLFPLLGIQYHSMVALLAVQSTEAFLAGMSWPALTLLFRRGLSEAELPAATCLESMIFASQVLLGTGLGMVLFHHLPALALLGVDALTFVGSLLMLILAGSALPSLAPEQAAETERPVAVRWQALAPLQKRSLLLLPALAAVGSPAMALLPALAQQIEPDDAAGLALPLLFARSMGQLCGPLLLKRESLPRYAGHNRLLLTCLGLFLLAYGTVPLLSGRQALGVVFIAHLASNIVFAVGTFSLLSSFQAGQVSSASGKAWRWQTASASLFTCLTALIADVLGPLQALYGVSGCALLMVVGILTRYCR from the coding sequence ATGAACACGCTTTTGTACGCGCTTTTTTGCGCGCTCCGCAGCCATCGCTGGCTGCGCCTGCTGGCCTGCGCTTTTCTGTTTACCTCTGTGGGGAATGGCTTAACCCAGGTGATGGTCTTTGGCCTGCTGCTGGACTGGCAGGCCCCCGCCTCTCTGCTGACCCTGGCATATTTGTTTGCCACGCTTCCGGGATTTCTGGGCAGCCTCGTCGGGGAGAAGCTCTGTATGCGCTTTTCGCCCATCCGCCTGCTGGTCCTGACCGAGTGGCTGGGTCTGCTCGCCCTGCTGTTTCCCCTGCTGGGTATTCAGTATCACAGCATGGTGGCGCTGCTGGCGGTGCAGTCCACCGAGGCCTTTCTGGCGGGCATGAGCTGGCCCGCGTTGACCCTGCTGTTCCGACGAGGATTATCCGAAGCCGAGCTGCCCGCGGCGACATGCCTGGAGTCGATGATTTTTGCGTCGCAGGTGCTGCTGGGTACCGGGCTGGGTATGGTGTTGTTTCATCATCTGCCCGCCCTGGCCCTGCTGGGGGTCGACGCGCTCACCTTTGTGGGCTCCTTGCTGATGCTGATCCTCGCCGGCAGCGCGTTGCCCTCTCTGGCACCTGAGCAGGCAGCGGAAACCGAAAGACCGGTGGCGGTGCGCTGGCAGGCACTGGCTCCACTGCAAAAACGCAGCCTGTTACTGCTTCCTGCCCTCGCCGCCGTGGGATCGCCCGCTATGGCGCTGCTGCCTGCTCTGGCGCAGCAGATCGAACCGGATGATGCCGCCGGGCTGGCCCTGCCCTTACTCTTTGCCCGCAGCATGGGACAGCTGTGCGGCCCGCTGCTGCTGAAAAGAGAGAGCCTGCCACGCTACGCCGGGCACAACCGACTCCTGCTGACCTGCCTCGGGCTCTTTTTACTCGCCTACGGGACGGTCCCGCTGCTCTCGGGCAGGCAAGCGCTGGGGGTGGTATTTATTGCCCATCTGGCCTCGAACATCGTTTTTGCGGTGGGCACGTTTAGCCTGTTGAGCAGCTTTCAGGCCGGCCAGGTCTCGTCTGCCAGCGGCAAGGCGTGGCGATGGCAAACCGCCAGTGCGTCACTCTTTACCTGCCTCACGGCACTGATTGCTGACGTGTTGGGGCCGCTGCAGGCGCTGTATGGCGTGTCGGGCTGTGCCTTGCTGATGGTGGTGGGGATCCTGACGCGCTACTGCAGATAA
- the rffC gene encoding dTDP-4-amino-4,6-dideoxy-D-galactose acyltransferase — MSQLRGALQPLDWESEFFSLPTAIVRLSDDAPLLVADDLAAWQRVQAKIPATRADWLDALQQQGFRLVEGEVDLTIKVTQHACPGAEIATEQDIPALRQLAAQAFAQSRFRTPWYAPADSGRFYAQWIENAVKGTFDHLCLVFRAPDGAIQGFVSLRKLNDTDARIGLLAGRGMGEQLMQAALGWAQQQQLSTLRVATQMGNTAALKRYIASGGNIETTAYWLYR; from the coding sequence TTGAGTCAGCTGCGTGGCGCATTACAGCCGCTGGACTGGGAAAGTGAGTTCTTTTCCCTGCCCACGGCCATTGTGCGCCTGTCTGATGACGCTCCGTTGCTGGTGGCCGACGATTTAGCCGCCTGGCAACGCGTGCAGGCCAAAATTCCGGCTACCCGCGCCGACTGGCTGGACGCGCTCCAGCAGCAGGGGTTCAGGCTGGTCGAAGGCGAAGTTGATCTCACTATTAAGGTGACGCAGCACGCCTGCCCTGGGGCGGAAATCGCCACTGAGCAGGATATTCCGGCGCTGCGCCAGCTGGCCGCGCAGGCCTTTGCGCAGAGCCGCTTTCGCACGCCGTGGTACGCCCCGGCCGACAGCGGCCGCTTCTATGCCCAGTGGATTGAGAATGCGGTTAAAGGCACTTTCGATCATCTCTGCCTGGTGTTCCGTGCGCCGGATGGCGCCATTCAGGGCTTTGTCTCACTGCGTAAACTGAATGACACCGACGCGCGCATTGGCCTGCTGGCCGGGCGCGGCATGGGCGAGCAGTTAATGCAGGCGGCGCTGGGCTGGGCTCAGCAGCAGCAGCTTTCTACTTTGCGGGTGGCGACCCAGATGGGCAACACCGCCGCGCTTAAACGTTATATCGCAAGCGGCGGTAACATCGAAACGACCGCTTACTGGCTATACAGGTGA
- the rffA gene encoding dTDP-4-amino-4,6-dideoxygalactose transaminase: MIPFNAPPVVGTELDYMQSAMGSGKLCGDGGYTRRCQQWMEQRFQSAKVLLTPSCTASLEMAALLLDIGPGDEVIMPSYTFVSTANAFVLRGAKIVFVDIRPDTMNIDENLIEAAITDKTRAIVPVHYAGVACEMDTIMAIAKKHNLYVVEDAAQGVMSTYKGRALGTIGHIGCFSFHETKNYTAGGEGGATLINDRALVERAEIIREKGTNRSQFFRGQVDKYTWRDIGSSYLMADLQAAYLWAQLEAADRINQQRLALWQTYYDALAPLARKGRIELPTIPADCVHNAHMFYIKLRDNDDRSELIAYLKEAEILAVFHYIPLHSSPAGEAFGQFVGEDRFTTKESERLLRLPLFYNLAAVNQRTVINTLLSYFG; this comes from the coding sequence ATGATCCCATTTAATGCGCCTCCCGTGGTGGGCACCGAACTTGATTACATGCAGTCTGCGATGGGCAGCGGCAAACTCTGTGGCGATGGCGGCTATACGCGCCGTTGCCAGCAGTGGATGGAGCAGCGCTTTCAGAGCGCGAAGGTCCTGCTGACTCCATCCTGCACCGCTTCGCTGGAGATGGCAGCCCTGCTGCTGGACATCGGTCCTGGCGATGAAGTGATCATGCCGAGCTATACCTTCGTTTCGACCGCTAACGCCTTCGTGCTGCGCGGAGCAAAAATCGTCTTCGTGGATATCCGCCCGGATACCATGAACATCGACGAAAACCTGATTGAAGCGGCGATCACCGACAAGACCCGCGCCATCGTGCCGGTACACTATGCCGGCGTGGCGTGTGAGATGGACACCATCATGGCGATCGCCAAAAAGCACAACCTGTATGTGGTGGAAGACGCCGCACAGGGGGTGATGTCCACCTACAAAGGCCGCGCCCTGGGCACCATCGGTCATATTGGCTGCTTTAGCTTCCACGAAACCAAAAACTACACCGCAGGCGGTGAAGGCGGCGCGACCCTGATTAACGATCGCGCTCTGGTGGAGCGCGCGGAGATCATCCGCGAGAAGGGCACCAACCGCAGCCAGTTCTTCCGCGGGCAGGTGGATAAGTACACCTGGCGCGATATCGGCTCCAGCTACCTGATGGCGGATCTGCAGGCGGCGTACCTGTGGGCTCAGCTGGAGGCGGCAGACCGCATCAACCAGCAGCGACTGGCGCTGTGGCAGACCTATTACGATGCGCTGGCCCCGCTGGCGCGCAAAGGCCGTATCGAGCTGCCGACCATCCCGGCAGACTGCGTGCATAACGCGCATATGTTCTACATCAAGCTGCGGGATAACGACGATCGCAGCGAGCTGATCGCGTACCTGAAAGAGGCGGAGATCCTGGCGGTGTTCCACTACATTCCGCTGCACTCCAGCCCGGCAGGGGAAGCCTTTGGTCAGTTCGTGGGTGAAGATCGCTTTACCACCAAAGAAAGTGAGCGGTTACTCCGCTTGCCACTGTTCTACAACCTCGCCGCAGTTAACCAGCGCACGGTGATTAATACTCTTCTGAGTTATTTCGGCTGA
- the wzyE gene encoding ECA oligosaccharide polymerase: protein MSQLQFSGLLVIWLLSSLFIATLTWFEFRRVRFNFNVFFSLLFLLTFYFGFPLTSVLVFRFDVAVVPPEILMQALLSATCFYGVYYVAYKTRLKPASSGAERRPLFTMNRVETHLTWVMLMGIALITVGIFFMHNGFLLFKLHSYSQIFSSEVSGVALKRFFYFFIPAMLVVYFLRQDARAWLFFLVSTVAFGLLTYMIVGGTRANIIIAFAIFLFIGIIRGWISLWMLAAAGVMGIVGMFWLALKRYGMDVSGDEAFYTFLYLTRDTFSPWENLALLLQNYDKIDFQGLAPIVRDFYVFIPTWLWPDRPGVVLNTANYFTWEVLNNHSGLAISPTLIGSLVVMGGGWFILPGAIAVGLIIKWFDWLYTLGNQETNRYKAAILHSFCFGAIFNMIVLAREGLDSFVSRVVFFMVVFGACLLMAKLLYWLFDSAGLVHKREPASGRTLSRV, encoded by the coding sequence ATGAGCCAGTTGCAATTTAGCGGCCTGTTGGTCATCTGGCTTCTCAGTTCGCTGTTTATCGCCACCCTGACCTGGTTCGAGTTCCGGCGGGTGCGCTTTAACTTCAACGTCTTTTTCTCGCTGCTGTTTCTGCTGACCTTTTACTTCGGCTTCCCGCTGACCAGCGTGCTGGTGTTCCGCTTCGACGTGGCCGTCGTGCCGCCGGAGATCCTGATGCAGGCCCTGCTGTCAGCCACCTGCTTCTATGGGGTCTACTACGTTGCCTATAAGACGCGGCTGAAGCCCGCCAGTTCTGGTGCTGAGCGACGGCCGCTGTTTACCATGAACCGGGTCGAGACCCACCTGACCTGGGTGATGCTGATGGGGATCGCGCTGATTACCGTCGGTATCTTCTTCATGCACAACGGATTTTTGCTGTTTAAGCTGCACTCCTACAGCCAGATCTTCTCCAGCGAAGTCTCCGGGGTGGCGCTCAAGCGCTTCTTCTACTTCTTCATTCCGGCGATGCTGGTGGTCTATTTCCTGCGCCAGGATGCCCGGGCGTGGCTGTTTTTCCTCGTCAGCACCGTGGCGTTTGGCCTGCTGACCTACATGATAGTTGGCGGCACGCGCGCCAACATCATCATCGCCTTCGCCATCTTCCTGTTTATCGGCATCATTCGCGGCTGGATCTCGCTGTGGATGCTGGCTGCGGCGGGGGTAATGGGGATTGTCGGCATGTTCTGGCTGGCGCTGAAACGCTATGGCATGGACGTCAGCGGCGATGAGGCGTTTTACACCTTCCTGTACCTCACCCGCGATACCTTCTCGCCGTGGGAGAACCTGGCCCTGCTGCTGCAAAACTACGACAAAATCGACTTCCAGGGGCTGGCGCCCATCGTGCGCGATTTTTATGTCTTTATCCCCACCTGGCTGTGGCCGGACAGGCCGGGCGTGGTCCTGAATACCGCCAACTACTTTACCTGGGAAGTGCTGAACAACCACTCCGGGCTGGCGATTTCACCGACGCTGATCGGCTCGCTGGTAGTGATGGGCGGCGGCTGGTTCATCCTGCCGGGGGCGATCGCCGTGGGGCTGATTATCAAATGGTTCGACTGGCTCTATACGCTGGGCAATCAGGAGACCAATCGCTATAAGGCAGCGATTTTGCATAGTTTCTGTTTCGGTGCCATTTTCAATATGATCGTGCTGGCGCGAGAGGGGCTGGATTCGTTCGTCTCCCGCGTGGTCTTTTTCATGGTGGTTTTTGGCGCCTGTCTGCTGATGGCAAAGCTGCTGTACTGGTTGTTCGACAGCGCCGGGTTAGTGCACAAGCGCGAGCCGGCCAGCGGCAGGACGCTTTCGCGAGTCTGA
- a CDS encoding amino acid permease — MAEKKPELQRGLEARHIELIALGGTIGVGLFMGSASTLKWAGPSVLLAYIIAGLFVFFIMRSMGEMLFLEPVAGSFAVYAHRYMSPFFGYLTAWSYWFMWMAVGISEITAIGVYVQFWFPEMAQWIPALIAVGLVALANLAAVRLYGEIEFWFAMIKVTTIIVMIVIGVGVIFFGFGNGGQAIGFGNLTEHGGFFAGGWKGFLTALCIVVASYQGVELIGITAGEAKNPQVTLRSAVGKVLWRILIFYVGAIFVIVTIFPWNEIGSNGSPFVLTFAKIGITAAAGIINFVVLTAALSGCNSGMYSCGRMLYALAKNRQLPAAVGKVSRAGVPVAGVAISIAILLVGSCLNYIIPNPQRVFVYVYSASVLPGMVPWFVILISQLRFRQAHKKAIASHPFRSILFPWANYLTMAFLICVLIGMYFNEDTRMSLYVGMIFIAAVSLGYKLFGLGRHVERAKTQ; from the coding sequence ATGGCAGAGAAAAAACCGGAGCTACAGCGTGGGCTGGAAGCTCGTCATATCGAACTTATCGCCCTGGGCGGGACGATTGGTGTCGGCCTGTTTATGGGCTCCGCCAGCACCCTGAAATGGGCCGGGCCGTCGGTCCTGCTGGCGTATATCATCGCCGGACTGTTCGTCTTCTTTATCATGCGCTCGATGGGCGAAATGCTGTTCCTTGAGCCGGTTGCCGGTTCGTTCGCCGTCTACGCTCACCGCTACATGAGCCCGTTCTTTGGCTATCTCACGGCCTGGTCCTACTGGTTTATGTGGATGGCGGTCGGGATATCGGAGATCACCGCCATCGGGGTCTACGTGCAGTTCTGGTTCCCGGAGATGGCGCAGTGGATACCCGCGCTGATCGCCGTGGGGCTGGTGGCGCTGGCTAACCTCGCGGCCGTGCGTCTGTACGGTGAGATTGAGTTCTGGTTCGCGATGATTAAAGTCACCACCATCATCGTGATGATTGTCATTGGGGTCGGGGTGATCTTCTTCGGCTTTGGCAACGGCGGGCAGGCGATTGGCTTTGGCAACCTGACCGAGCACGGCGGCTTCTTTGCCGGAGGCTGGAAGGGCTTCCTGACCGCGCTCTGTATCGTAGTGGCCTCCTATCAGGGCGTTGAGCTTATCGGTATCACTGCCGGTGAAGCTAAAAATCCGCAGGTGACCCTGCGCAGCGCGGTAGGCAAAGTGCTGTGGCGCATCCTGATCTTCTACGTAGGCGCGATTTTCGTCATCGTCACCATCTTCCCGTGGAATGAGATTGGCAGCAACGGCAGCCCGTTCGTGCTGACCTTCGCCAAAATCGGTATTACCGCGGCGGCAGGCATTATCAACTTTGTGGTGCTGACGGCGGCGCTGTCCGGCTGTAACAGCGGCATGTACAGCTGTGGGCGTATGCTTTATGCCCTGGCGAAAAACCGCCAGCTTCCGGCAGCGGTGGGCAAGGTCTCCCGCGCCGGGGTACCGGTGGCGGGCGTGGCCATCTCGATTGCCATTCTGCTGGTGGGGTCATGCCTGAACTACATCATCCCGAACCCGCAGCGTGTCTTTGTCTACGTGTATAGCGCCAGCGTTCTGCCGGGAATGGTGCCGTGGTTTGTGATCCTGATTAGCCAGCTGCGTTTCCGTCAGGCGCATAAAAAAGCGATTGCCAGCCATCCTTTCCGCTCCATTTTGTTCCCGTGGGCGAACTATCTGACCATGGCCTTCCTGATCTGCGTGCTGATCGGCATGTACTTCAATGAAGATACCCGCATGTCACTGTATGTCGGGATGATATTTATCGCTGCCGTGAGCCTGGGATACAAGCTATTTGGCCTGGGACGACACGTCGAAAGGGCAAAAACGCAGTAA